The following are encoded together in the Phocoena sinus isolate mPhoSin1 chromosome 11, mPhoSin1.pri, whole genome shotgun sequence genome:
- the LOC116762199 gene encoding probable small intestine urate exporter, with protein MGWSADCGSAGTSQSPGQLLIFCLHRHQQCPDAVLSLSYLFPSQLHTPLSHGSRLSSVELHWEQEGLEQSGMLSALSFVSACICIVHGGLLADFLLSRKILRLNTIRKLFTAIGVLLPSAFLVSLFWVRSSFSATMAFLILSSATKSLSQSGALVNFMDIAPRYRGLSQIFSYIAGAISPTVAGFFISQVRSIQLRNVFLLSAAVNIAGLFFYLIFGQAEVQDWAKGRGAPASEQTE; from the exons ATGGGTTGGAGTGCAGACTGTGGTAGTGCCGGCACTAGTCAGAGTCCTGGACAGCTCCTGATCTTCTGCCTTCATAGGCACCAGCAATGTCCAGATGCTGTGCTAAGTCTGAGCTACCTCTTTCCCTCACAACTGCATACTCCTCTCAGCCATGGCAGCCGTCTCTCCAGTGTGGAGCTGCACTGggagcaagaggggctggagcag AGTGGGATGCTGTCAGCCCTGTCATTTGTTTCTGCCTGTATCTGCATTGTCCATGGAGGTCTACTGGCAGATTTTCTCCTCTCCAGAAAAATCCTCAGACTCAATACCATCAGGAAACTCTTCACTGCCATAG GGGTTCTCCTCCCATCTGCGTTCCTCGTGTCCCTTTTCTGGGTCAGATCCAGCTTCAGTGCCACCATGGCCTTCTTGATACTGTCTTCTGCCACCAAAAGCCTCAGCCAATCAGGAGCCCTTGTCAACTTCATGGATATTGCTCCTCG GTACAGGGGACTATCACAGATCTTTTCTTACATAGCGGGAGCCATCTCTCCCACAGTTGCCGGATTTTTCATCAGTCAGGTAAGGTCAA TTCAGTTGAGGAATGTCTTCTTGCTTtcagctgctgtgaacatagcaGGCCTGTTTTTCTACCTCATCTTTGGCCAAGCAGAGGTGCAGGACTGGGCTAAAGGTAGAGGTGCACCCGCTTCTGAGCAAACCGAGTGA